One Merismopedia glauca CCAP 1448/3 DNA window includes the following coding sequences:
- a CDS encoding tyrosine-type recombinase/integrase, translated as MNLTLQKGIDPHTNKTVWVMLDEDYQIVEPIQSYLTYLSGSRSPNTVESYAYDLKSWWDFLELKALDWRNINLSDLEDFAYWLRVGDTTKVVSMQPIQAIRSEKTVNRAITAITGFYEYHIASGRINFKQFDRFHLPRGINQKGLLTGIAKSKPTRQKLVKLKEPKSFPGCLSDEQIETLVNACHRLRDKLIILTLNGTGMRKGELLGLCHEDVGDGSDNFIRVVRRNNPNGARVKGQERTIPVVPELLKMYNDYLIYEYPEPVSDYVFVNIWEGKVGMPMNPNVLNVMFDRLSKKTGIYAYPHLFRHTYATRLLKANYSPERVKYLLGHTSIQTTLDVYSHVINEANLFEVIEREESAE; from the coding sequence ATGAATCTTACCTTGCAAAAAGGGATAGACCCTCATACTAATAAGACGGTCTGGGTGATGCTGGACGAGGACTATCAAATAGTAGAACCCATTCAGTCCTACCTAACCTATCTGAGCGGGTCTAGATCGCCGAATACAGTAGAGTCTTATGCCTACGACCTCAAATCTTGGTGGGACTTTCTGGAACTCAAAGCTCTAGATTGGCGCAATATCAATTTGTCCGACCTAGAAGACTTTGCCTATTGGCTCAGAGTAGGCGACACTACCAAGGTCGTATCCATGCAACCAATACAGGCTATTCGCTCCGAGAAGACCGTCAATCGAGCGATTACAGCTATCACTGGCTTCTACGAATACCACATCGCTAGCGGTCGTATCAACTTCAAACAGTTCGATAGATTCCATCTCCCTCGTGGCATTAACCAGAAGGGATTGTTAACGGGGATTGCTAAGAGCAAGCCAACCCGTCAAAAGCTAGTCAAACTCAAAGAGCCAAAAAGCTTCCCAGGCTGTCTGAGTGACGAACAGATTGAAACCCTGGTAAACGCCTGTCATCGCCTTCGAGACAAACTCATCATTCTCACGCTCAACGGTACGGGGATGCGGAAAGGCGAGCTGCTGGGTTTATGCCATGAGGATGTCGGCGATGGTAGCGACAACTTCATTCGAGTAGTCAGGCGCAATAATCCCAATGGAGCCAGAGTTAAAGGGCAAGAGCGCACAATTCCAGTGGTTCCAGAACTGCTCAAAATGTATAACGATTACCTAATCTACGAATATCCAGAACCAGTATCGGATTATGTCTTCGTCAACATCTGGGAAGGAAAAGTGGGAATGCCAATGAATCCCAATGTGTTGAATGTCATGTTCGACCGACTAAGTAAAAAGACTGGGATTTATGCCTACCCTCACCTGTTCAGGCATACCTACGCCACTCGCTTACTTAAAGCCAACTACTCACCAGAACGAGTGAAATATCTATTGGGACACACATCGATTCAAACCACCTTAGATGTCTATTCTCATGTAATAAACGAAGCCAATCTATTTGAAGTCATCGAGCGAGAGGAATCAGCAGAATGA